In Solobacterium moorei, a single genomic region encodes these proteins:
- a CDS encoding ABC transporter permease has protein sequence MTPEFFFAIFRITAPILFATMAAVICEKAGVSNIGLEGTMMISALFGSLFAYYSGNWFVGLLVAVAVGIIVSLLMGFFAFNLKTNIILTGTAVNMIGSGGTIFLVKVITGITQGSQLTSTTSLITQKLQIPSITIPLIDKIPVIGQVLSGHSLLTYFAFICVFLTWVLLYHTPLGLNIRSVGENSHAASSVGVSVIRVKYITMVIAGILCGMGGAFMSMYYAMGWSLDMVAGRGFIALAAQAMGAGEPLGCMLAALIFGFAQAFGIKLSATGVDSNLVSPIPYLVTIIGLVVFALIAASRAKRARRENAEKVSA, from the coding sequence ATGACACCAGAATTTTTCTTTGCGATTTTCCGTATCACAGCTCCAATCTTATTTGCGACAATGGCAGCTGTTATCTGCGAAAAGGCGGGTGTATCTAACATTGGCCTTGAAGGCACAATGATGATTTCCGCATTGTTTGGTTCCTTATTTGCTTACTATTCTGGAAATTGGTTTGTAGGTTTACTTGTGGCGGTTGCTGTAGGTATTATCGTTAGCTTACTCATGGGCTTCTTCGCATTCAATCTAAAGACAAATATTATCTTAACGGGTACTGCGGTCAATATGATTGGATCTGGCGGAACTATCTTCTTAGTTAAGGTAATTACAGGTATTACACAGGGATCACAGCTAACTTCCACAACCTCTTTGATTACACAGAAGTTGCAGATTCCAAGTATTACAATTCCACTCATTGATAAGATTCCTGTGATTGGACAAGTATTATCTGGACATAGCTTATTAACATACTTCGCATTTATCTGTGTATTTTTGACATGGGTATTGTTATACCATACACCATTAGGATTAAATATCCGCTCTGTTGGTGAAAACTCGCATGCGGCTTCTTCTGTTGGTGTAAGTGTTATTAGGGTGAAGTACATTACAATGGTTATCGCTGGTATCCTCTGTGGTATGGGTGGTGCGTTTATGTCAATGTATTATGCAATGGGTTGGTCCCTTGACATGGTTGCTGGACGTGGATTTATCGCTTTAGCAGCACAGGCAATGGGTGCTGGTGAACCTCTAGGCTGTATGCTAGCGGCACTCATCTTCGGATTTGCACAGGCATTTGGTATCAAGCTATCTGCGACAGGTGTAGATTCCAACCTCGTCTCACCAATTCCATATTTGGTAACGATTATCGGTTTGGTTGTATTCGCTCTTATTGCGGCAAGTCGCGCAAAGCGTGCACGCCGTGAAAATGCTGAAAAGGTGAGTGCATGA
- a CDS encoding ABC transporter permease, with amino-acid sequence MNKKRSLIFSIVRGAMAIGIALLVAAILIFISSKGDNLGARLLATLSSLKSMLIQPLFRANGTFSVKGLTDILASMIPIIFTGLATCVMFSANQFNLGSEGGILLGAFVTSLVAVYVPLPGALLPVVAILAGAFVTGLMMLIPAVLKAKLNVSEMVNSLMLNYVIMYVIKFMMNAFIADKTKGTVQTSNFQANAALPQLIENGSKLSIGFVIAIVMTIIIALFMYRTRWGYAIRMIGINQKFSMYSGMNVVMIIILSQVIGGLLAGMGGGIEMLGRNQYFDWLAQPGYGWTGITVAILAGNNPAFVPLAAFFMAYLEKGCTLMSTYAAVPAQLIDIIQAIIFLFFAADQFLSKYRQKLVVKSAEEELREKQVGATVEGSVK; translated from the coding sequence ATGAATAAGAAAAGAAGTTTGATATTTAGTATTGTGCGTGGCGCAATGGCTATTGGTATTGCGTTATTAGTTGCGGCAATTCTAATCTTTATTAGTTCAAAGGGAGATAATCTTGGCGCAAGATTACTTGCGACACTCAGCTCCTTGAAATCAATGTTGATTCAACCATTATTCCGTGCAAATGGAACATTTAGTGTAAAGGGTCTTACAGATATCCTTGCAAGCATGATTCCTATTATCTTTACAGGTTTAGCGACATGCGTTATGTTCTCTGCAAACCAATTTAACCTTGGTTCTGAAGGTGGTATCTTACTTGGTGCGTTTGTGACTTCTTTAGTTGCAGTTTATGTTCCATTACCTGGTGCATTACTACCGGTTGTTGCTATTCTTGCAGGTGCGTTTGTGACTGGATTGATGATGCTAATTCCTGCGGTATTAAAGGCGAAGTTAAACGTCAGTGAAATGGTAAACTCTTTAATGTTAAACTATGTCATCATGTATGTTATCAAGTTTATGATGAATGCATTTATCGCTGATAAGACAAAGGGTACAGTTCAGACTAGTAACTTCCAAGCTAACGCTGCTTTACCACAGTTAATTGAAAATGGTTCTAAACTATCCATTGGCTTTGTTATCGCAATTGTAATGACAATTATCATTGCGCTATTTATGTATCGTACACGTTGGGGATATGCAATCCGTATGATTGGTATCAACCAGAAGTTCTCTATGTATTCTGGTATGAATGTTGTAATGATCATTATCCTTTCGCAGGTAATCGGCGGATTATTAGCAGGTATGGGTGGTGGCATTGAGATGCTAGGAAGAAACCAATACTTCGACTGGTTAGCCCAGCCGGGTTATGGTTGGACGGGTATTACTGTAGCGATTCTAGCAGGTAATAATCCAGCGTTTGTTCCGCTCGCTGCGTTCTTTATGGCTTATCTTGAAAAGGGATGTACTTTAATGTCAACCTACGCCGCAGTTCCTGCACAGTTGATTGATATTATTCAGGCGATCATCTTCTTATTCTTCGCGGCTGATCAATTCTTATCTAAGTATCGTCAGAAGCTTGTAGTTAAGAGTGCTGAAGAGGAGCTACGCGAAAAACAAGTCGGAGCGACAGTAGAAGGGAGCGTGAAGTAA
- a CDS encoding nucleoside hydrolase → MSEIKKIPVILDGDPGHDDAIAWVFAKANPAFDIKAVTSVAGNQTLAKTTYNAMRICTLLGIDAPIAKGRELPLLSPLITAGNFHGESGLDGPAMPEPCMQLSELSSVDLMAKVLRESEKAVTIIATGPQTNVAALLLTHPELKSKIGRISIMGGGLRNGNWTPAAEFNIFEDPEAAQIVFTSGIPLTMCGLDVTEKAIVYPEDEKRIREIGNQVSGIVADWLDFFFKHHAELGWNGSPLHDPCAVAVLMKPEIFTTQEMHVEIDIEGNYTRGATVADWHRSSGNLNNVTAVLGVDREKFVDLLVEVCKAYKGRKVDIA, encoded by the coding sequence ATGAGTGAAATCAAGAAAATACCAGTTATCTTAGATGGTGATCCTGGTCACGATGATGCAATTGCTTGGGTATTTGCCAAAGCAAATCCTGCCTTTGATATCAAAGCAGTCACAAGTGTGGCAGGGAACCAGACACTAGCCAAAACGACTTATAATGCAATGCGTATCTGTACATTATTAGGTATTGATGCGCCAATTGCGAAGGGTAGAGAGCTACCATTATTATCGCCATTAATTACAGCTGGAAACTTTCATGGTGAATCTGGCTTGGATGGTCCTGCAATGCCTGAACCATGCATGCAGTTATCAGAATTATCCTCTGTAGATTTGATGGCAAAAGTATTAAGAGAAAGTGAGAAAGCGGTAACGATTATCGCTACTGGTCCACAAACAAACGTTGCGGCGCTATTACTAACACATCCAGAATTGAAATCCAAGATTGGAAGAATTTCCATCATGGGTGGAGGTCTTAGAAATGGTAACTGGACTCCAGCTGCGGAATTTAATATCTTTGAAGATCCAGAAGCTGCACAAATTGTATTTACATCTGGAATCCCGCTTACAATGTGTGGTCTTGATGTAACGGAGAAGGCTATCGTTTATCCAGAGGATGAAAAGAGAATCCGCGAAATTGGTAACCAGGTATCTGGTATCGTTGCGGATTGGTTAGATTTCTTCTTCAAGCATCACGCAGAACTTGGCTGGAATGGTTCTCCATTACATGATCCATGTGCCGTTGCAGTGTTAATGAAGCCTGAAATTTTTACAACACAAGAGATGCATGTTGAAATCGACATTGAAGGTAACTATACACGTGGAGCGACTGTAGCGGACTGGCACCGATCAAGTGGTAATCTAAATAACGTTACAGCAGTGCTTGGGGTTGACCGTGAAAAATTTGTTGATTTACTAGTAGAAGTATGCAAGGCATACAAGGGTAGAAAGGTGGATATCGCATGA
- a CDS encoding ABC transporter ATP-binding protein yields the protein MNEEYVIQMKGIRKIYPNGVVANQDVDLNVRKGEIHALMGENGAGKSTLMKMLFGLEQPTEGEIYVNGEKVHLSSPNVAISKGIGMVHQHFMLVPSLTVAENIVLGMTPKKKGIFIDRQKAIKITEEYSKKFNLAVDPNARVVDIPVGMKQKVEILKALVRGAKILILDEPTAVLTTQETTELFKELKHLKEQGYTLIFISHKLNEIMEITDRLSILRGGKFMGVYETKDVTPEKISRLMVGRDVVLQVQKDVAKPTDEILRVRDLHYVNDWGKKMLNGVSLSVRKGEILGIAGVEGNGQKELVDMLFGLNKPNEGTITMKGDNIIGLNQRQLREKHISLVPEDRMLFGIAANASIEENIISDRADSKKMNKGLMFNMKNMHEETDALIKEYKVLCKSRDQKVGMLSGGNIQKVVVAREFSNQPDLIIADQPTRGIDVGATEFIRKKLVELSRSGIGVLLVSADLNEVMELSDSLIVMYGGQIVAYFEDTSQLNDEIMGQYMLGIKKQTAEEIARVCHE from the coding sequence ATGAACGAAGAATATGTCATTCAAATGAAAGGCATCCGCAAGATTTATCCTAACGGTGTCGTGGCAAACCAAGATGTTGACTTGAATGTACGCAAGGGCGAAATTCATGCGCTGATGGGAGAAAATGGTGCTGGTAAATCAACATTGATGAAGATGTTGTTCGGTTTGGAACAACCTACAGAAGGTGAAATTTACGTCAATGGCGAAAAGGTACATTTATCATCACCAAATGTTGCGATTTCGAAGGGTATCGGAATGGTTCACCAACACTTTATGTTGGTGCCAAGTTTAACCGTCGCTGAAAACATTGTATTGGGTATGACTCCAAAGAAGAAGGGTATTTTCATTGATCGTCAAAAGGCAATCAAAATTACTGAGGAATACTCCAAGAAGTTTAACTTGGCAGTTGACCCAAATGCACGTGTTGTCGATATTCCAGTTGGAATGAAGCAGAAGGTAGAAATCTTAAAGGCATTAGTACGTGGTGCTAAGATTTTAATTTTAGATGAACCTACTGCTGTTTTAACTACCCAAGAGACAACAGAACTTTTTAAGGAATTAAAGCATCTAAAAGAACAGGGTTATACACTCATCTTTATTTCTCATAAGCTAAACGAAATCATGGAGATTACGGATCGCTTAAGTATTTTACGTGGTGGTAAGTTTATGGGTGTCTATGAGACAAAGGATGTTACACCTGAAAAGATTTCTCGCTTGATGGTAGGACGTGATGTTGTCTTACAGGTTCAAAAGGATGTTGCAAAGCCAACTGATGAAATCTTAAGAGTCAGAGACTTACATTATGTGAATGACTGGGGCAAGAAGATGCTCAATGGTGTATCTCTATCTGTTCGTAAAGGAGAAATCCTCGGTATTGCGGGTGTTGAAGGTAATGGTCAAAAGGAACTTGTTGATATGCTGTTTGGTTTAAATAAACCAAATGAAGGAACAATCACTATGAAGGGTGATAATATCATTGGTCTAAACCAACGTCAGTTACGTGAGAAACATATTTCATTAGTACCAGAAGATCGTATGTTATTCGGTATTGCCGCAAATGCATCAATTGAAGAAAATATTATCTCTGACCGTGCAGATTCTAAGAAGATGAACAAGGGTTTGATGTTTAACATGAAGAACATGCATGAAGAGACAGATGCCCTCATTAAAGAATATAAAGTATTGTGCAAGAGCCGTGACCAAAAGGTTGGGATGTTATCCGGTGGCAACATTCAGAAGGTCGTTGTTGCACGTGAATTCTCCAATCAGCCAGACTTGATTATCGCTGACCAGCCAACGCGTGGTATCGATGTTGGTGCTACGGAATTTATTCGTAAGAAGTTAGTGGAACTATCACGTTCTGGAATTGGTGTGTTACTAGTATCTGCAGATTTAAATGAAGTTATGGAATTATCTGATAGTTTAATTGTGATGTATGGTGGTCAGATTGTTGCGTACTTCGAAGATACGAGTCAGTTAAATGACGAAATCATGGGTCAATACATGTTGGGTATTAAGAAACAAACTGCAGAAGAGATTGCGAGGGTTTGTCATGAATAA
- a CDS encoding ribokinase, which produces MKVLSFGSLNFDHVYQMDHFVMPKETTSSLSYSRGFGGKGLNQSIALAKSGLDVYHAGRVGFDGQPFIDYLQEYGVKVDYLKKDEETATGHAIIQVSHSENCIILYGGSNQLIDEAQIDEVLTHFEKGDLLLIQNEISSLTYLITKAHEKGLRIAFNTAPMDEKIFSYPLELVDIFVVNEVEGKGLANVSSDQVEDVIVGLQKAYLNKEIILTVGSQGSYYISGETVIHQEAYRVNAVDTTAAGDTFTGFYLASILRGETVSNALSIAAKASSITVTKEGAAKSIPTLEQVLESMKNV; this is translated from the coding sequence ATGAAAGTTTTAAGTTTTGGATCATTGAATTTTGATCATGTGTATCAGATGGATCATTTTGTCATGCCTAAGGAGACGACATCTTCCTTGTCCTATAGCAGAGGCTTTGGGGGAAAGGGTTTAAACCAATCCATCGCATTAGCAAAGTCAGGTTTAGATGTATATCATGCTGGACGTGTTGGTTTTGATGGTCAACCATTTATTGATTACTTACAGGAATATGGTGTTAAGGTAGATTACCTGAAGAAGGATGAAGAAACTGCGACTGGACATGCGATTATTCAGGTAAGTCATAGTGAAAACTGCATTATTCTTTATGGTGGTTCGAATCAGTTGATTGATGAAGCACAAATTGACGAAGTATTAACACATTTTGAAAAGGGAGATCTATTACTGATTCAAAATGAAATATCGTCTTTAACATACTTAATTACAAAGGCGCATGAGAAGGGTTTGCGTATTGCCTTCAATACTGCACCAATGGATGAAAAGATTTTTAGTTATCCTTTAGAGTTAGTAGATATCTTTGTGGTTAATGAAGTTGAGGGCAAGGGGCTGGCGAATGTTTCTTCTGATCAGGTAGAAGATGTTATTGTAGGTTTGCAAAAGGCTTACCTAAACAAAGAAATTATTTTGACAGTGGGCAGTCAAGGTTCCTACTATATTTCTGGTGAGACGGTGATTCATCAAGAAGCGTATCGTGTAAATGCTGTGGATACGACCGCTGCTGGTGATACGTTCACTGGTTTCTATCTTGCAAGTATCTTGCGTGGTGAAACGGTAAGTAATGCATTAAGTATTGCCGCAAAGGCAAGTAGTATTACCGTTACCAAAGAGGGTGCTGCTAAGAGTATTCCTACATTAGAGCAAGTATTAGAGAGTATGAAAAATGTCTGA
- a CDS encoding nucleoside phosphorylase has translation MLEAHIQLDQSANAKYAIMPGDPARIGRIIPFLEDVKELAYNREFRSVSGYYKGVKVIAISTGIGGSSASIAIEELKHIGVDTMIRIGSCGALQKNIQLGDLIFAIGAVRDEGTSKAYADIRYPAVADIEFLLKCIETAKENHWDYHTGIVHSHESFYIDTNAEEEKKWSAMGALGADMETAALFTVGRLRNIRTMSILNNVVLYGQDTADAIGDYADQAAKTMEGERREILTALEAIYKLEKNV, from the coding sequence ATGCTAGAAGCACATATCCAATTAGACCAAAGTGCAAACGCAAAGTATGCAATCATGCCTGGAGATCCAGCTCGTATTGGTCGCATCATCCCATTCCTTGAGGATGTCAAAGAACTCGCATATAACCGTGAATTCAGAAGTGTCTCCGGTTACTACAAGGGCGTAAAAGTCATTGCCATCTCTACTGGTATCGGTGGCTCTTCTGCTTCCATCGCCATCGAAGAGTTAAAGCACATTGGCGTAGACACAATGATTCGTATCGGCTCCTGCGGTGCCCTGCAGAAAAACATCCAGCTTGGTGATTTAATCTTCGCCATAGGCGCAGTACGTGATGAAGGTACATCTAAGGCATACGCAGATATTCGTTACCCAGCAGTTGCGGATATAGAATTCCTACTCAAATGTATTGAAACCGCAAAAGAAAATCACTGGGACTATCACACAGGTATCGTTCATAGTCACGAAAGCTTCTACATCGATACAAACGCAGAAGAAGAGAAGAAATGGTCAGCCATGGGTGCTCTTGGCGCCGACATGGAAACAGCAGCCTTATTTACAGTAGGTCGTTTACGTAACATCCGCACAATGTCCATTCTCAATAACGTAGTCCTCTATGGTCAAGATACCGCTGATGCAATTGGCGATTACGCCGATCAAGCAGCCAAGACAATGGAAGGTGAACGTAGAGAAATCCTTACAGCACTGGAAGCTATCTATAAGTTAGAAAAAAATGTCTGA
- a CDS encoding HD domain-containing protein, which yields MQNKHYKAVMDEVERLEKTGRYSLVKNFIQHGKTTVYAHCIDVALTACELAETYNFDVDYSAMITGALLHDYFLYDWHIPQKHFGLHGFTHPYTAANNAKEDYHIGPIEEDIIVHHMFPLTMYPPQSKEAWVVCWADKLCAARETVTNHLVFLKKAFQR from the coding sequence ATGCAAAACAAACACTACAAAGCGGTCATGGATGAAGTAGAACGCTTAGAAAAAACAGGCAGATATAGTTTGGTAAAGAACTTTATTCAACACGGAAAGACAACTGTATATGCACATTGTATTGACGTCGCACTTACAGCTTGTGAATTAGCAGAAACTTACAATTTTGATGTAGACTACTCCGCGATGATTACAGGTGCTTTGTTGCATGACTATTTCTTGTATGATTGGCATATTCCACAAAAACACTTCGGATTACATGGTTTCACACATCCGTATACTGCAGCCAATAACGCTAAGGAAGATTATCATATTGGACCAATTGAGGAAGATATTATTGTGCATCACATGTTTCCACTAACAATGTACCCACCACAATCCAAAGAAGCTTGGGTTGTATGTTGGGCTGATAAGCTATGTGCAGCACGCGAAACAGTCACCAATCATCTTGTATTCTTGAAAAAAGCCTTTCAGCGCTAG
- a CDS encoding nucleoside hydrolase yields the protein MTDLIPIWIDTDTGVDDAVALLCALKLDKLAIRGISSVAGNVEHAKTFKNCRNVLAYAGREDIKVYPGAIKPMCVELDDASEVHGKDGLGGVVIPDSPAEKETMHAWDAIYEAAKKEGGKLQIVAVGPLTNIANAIISHPDLKGMVKRILIMGGAVVGGNATMAAEFNIYADPHSAETVMQSGIPVVMFGLDVTVDAYLNGKDIQDIRDFNTKISKFFADVVQSNLNFYIKNYKREILCIHDACPLIYLQYPEIFTGQKAGVYVETQSRLCFGKTVTDIWSDTKFKTRETMVMLGVDREKFASTLKGLLQQY from the coding sequence ATGACAGATTTAATCCCAATTTGGATTGATACCGATACTGGTGTCGATGATGCGGTTGCACTCCTTTGTGCACTCAAGTTAGATAAACTTGCGATTCGTGGTATCTCCTCAGTTGCTGGTAATGTAGAACATGCCAAGACATTTAAAAACTGCCGTAATGTACTTGCGTATGCAGGTAGAGAAGATATCAAAGTATACCCAGGTGCAATTAAGCCAATGTGTGTAGAACTAGATGATGCTTCTGAAGTTCATGGTAAAGATGGACTTGGTGGTGTTGTGATTCCAGATTCTCCAGCCGAAAAGGAAACAATGCATGCATGGGATGCAATTTATGAGGCTGCGAAAAAGGAAGGTGGTAAATTACAGATTGTTGCGGTAGGACCGCTTACAAATATTGCAAACGCAATTATCTCTCATCCTGATTTGAAAGGCATGGTCAAAAGAATCCTTATCATGGGTGGTGCAGTTGTAGGTGGTAATGCCACAATGGCAGCTGAGTTTAACATCTATGCTGATCCTCACTCTGCGGAGACGGTTATGCAAAGTGGTATTCCAGTAGTAATGTTCGGCTTAGATGTTACAGTTGATGCTTATCTAAATGGCAAAGATATTCAAGACATTCGTGATTTTAATACAAAGATCAGTAAGTTCTTTGCGGATGTTGTACAATCCAATCTAAATTTCTATATTAAGAACTACAAGCGTGAAATCTTATGTATCCATGATGCATGTCCATTAATTTACTTGCAGTATCCTGAAATCTTTACAGGACAAAAGGCAGGTGTCTATGTGGAAACGCAGAGTCGTTTATGCTTTGGTAAGACGGTTACAGACATATGGAGTGATACAAAGTTTAAGACACGTGAAACCATGGTAATGCTTGGCGTTGATCGTGAGAAATTCGCAAGTACGCTAAAAGGTCTATTACAACAATATTAA
- a CDS encoding BMP family ABC transporter substrate-binding protein, which translates to MKNLLKAAMVALLLTPLVGCGSKGSEKQGSNTAETHGKTYNVAYLVNGNLGDKSFFDSAAAGLQTLEKDGRITLKTIEMGGTDADKPRWLQTLYEVSDLGEYDLIICGTYQMPDFLKEVATKYPDQKYAIFDDNTYAGENKNVLNLTYKQNELGYIIGTLAASMTTDTSVERINPEKVIGFVGGIDSPVINDFLYGYITGAQNVDPEIKIDTRYTNDYVDTAIAKEYGLSMISDNKADIIWGVAGNAGNGAAEAALEKNTAWFIGVDSDQEATFSPDLAAITLTSGLKNVGNSLIWVFDEWDAGREHWGTEVTLGLKENGVGVVTDKNFDKYASQATKDKVNEAIQAILDGKVEVPTALGNTSKDLETLREKVRP; encoded by the coding sequence ATGAAAAATCTATTAAAGGCAGCAATGGTTGCATTGTTGCTAACACCGCTTGTTGGTTGTGGGTCTAAGGGATCTGAAAAGCAGGGCTCAAACACAGCGGAAACACACGGAAAGACTTACAACGTAGCATACCTAGTTAACGGTAACTTAGGTGACAAGTCATTCTTTGACTCAGCAGCAGCTGGTTTACAGACTCTTGAAAAAGATGGCCGTATCACACTAAAGACAATTGAAATGGGTGGTACAGACGCTGATAAGCCAAGATGGCTACAGACATTGTATGAAGTATCTGATTTAGGAGAATATGACTTGATTATCTGTGGAACATATCAGATGCCTGACTTCTTAAAGGAAGTTGCTACAAAGTATCCAGATCAGAAGTATGCAATCTTTGATGACAATACTTATGCTGGCGAAAATAAGAATGTTCTCAACTTAACATACAAGCAGAATGAGTTAGGTTATATCATTGGTACATTAGCTGCAAGCATGACAACAGATACATCTGTTGAACGTATTAATCCTGAAAAGGTAATCGGTTTCGTTGGTGGTATTGATAGCCCAGTTATCAACGACTTCTTATATGGTTACATCACAGGTGCACAGAACGTTGATCCAGAAATCAAGATTGATACACGTTACACAAATGACTATGTAGATACAGCAATTGCCAAGGAATATGGATTATCAATGATTAGCGATAACAAGGCTGATATTATCTGGGGCGTTGCTGGTAATGCCGGTAATGGTGCAGCTGAAGCAGCTCTTGAAAAGAATACTGCATGGTTCATCGGTGTTGACTCAGACCAGGAAGCTACTTTCTCTCCTGACTTAGCAGCGATTACATTAACATCTGGTTTAAAGAATGTTGGTAACTCTCTCATTTGGGTATTTGATGAATGGGATGCAGGTAGAGAACACTGGGGAACAGAAGTTACTTTAGGCTTGAAGGAAAATGGCGTTGGTGTTGTAACAGACAAGAACTTTGACAAGTATGCTTCCCAAGCAACTAAGGACAAGGTTAACGAAGCGATTCAGGCTATCTTAGACGGTAAGGTTGAAGTTCCTACAGCATTAGGAAATACATCTAAAGATTTAGAAACATTACGTGAAAAGGTTCGTCCTTAA
- the add gene encoding adenosine deaminase → MLNRIPKINLHLHLDGSFRMDTIWKLAHDQNVQMPAETIEDYEAFIRKCANAKDVNEYLKMFDTPLKCMQDKASITRITEELIEDLARQGYIYAEIRFAPQLHTQKGLTQADATEAVLEGRNNALKKYPKLRIGILTCMMCIGIDTLNQKENMETVEVCKQYLGKGVVGIDLAGAEGFVPLSNFGTLFAKAKEYGLPMTCHAGDSQGPDTVKDAMDFGVTRIGHGHHVYFDQELVERAKENKVLFEICPTSNVQCQTVPSYAKHPMKPLYDQGVLVSVNTDNDTFAGVHITDEYAHCINDMGFTVDDIFQMNINAANAAFVTEEERKELLHILETARKEYTTC, encoded by the coding sequence ATGTTGAATCGTATACCTAAAATTAATCTTCACTTACATCTAGACGGCTCATTCCGCATGGATACAATATGGAAACTCGCACATGATCAAAATGTGCAAATGCCTGCAGAAACAATTGAAGACTATGAAGCGTTTATTCGTAAATGTGCAAATGCCAAAGATGTAAATGAATATCTTAAGATGTTTGATACCCCTCTTAAATGCATGCAAGATAAAGCATCCATTACACGTATTACTGAAGAGTTGATTGAAGATTTAGCTCGTCAAGGCTATATCTATGCAGAGATTCGTTTCGCGCCACAGCTCCACACACAAAAAGGTCTGACACAAGCCGACGCAACAGAAGCTGTTTTAGAAGGCAGAAACAATGCTCTCAAAAAATATCCAAAGCTTCGCATCGGTATCCTTACATGCATGATGTGCATTGGCATCGATACACTAAACCAAAAAGAAAACATGGAAACTGTAGAAGTATGCAAGCAATACCTCGGTAAAGGTGTTGTAGGAATTGACCTTGCAGGTGCGGAAGGATTCGTTCCTCTATCTAACTTTGGTACATTATTCGCAAAAGCTAAAGAATATGGTCTACCTATGACTTGTCATGCAGGTGATAGCCAAGGGCCAGATACTGTCAAGGACGCAATGGACTTTGGTGTAACACGTATCGGTCATGGCCATCATGTATACTTTGACCAAGAACTTGTAGAACGCGCAAAGGAAAACAAAGTACTCTTTGAAATATGCCCAACATCCAATGTGCAGTGTCAAACCGTACCATCGTATGCAAAGCATCCAATGAAGCCTCTATATGATCAAGGTGTACTCGTTTCCGTAAACACGGATAACGACACCTTTGCGGGTGTACATATTACAGATGAATATGCCCACTGCATCAACGATATGGGATTTACGGTAGATGACATCTTCCAAATGAATATCAATGCCGCAAATGCCGCATTTGTCACAGAAGAAGAAAGAAAAGAACTACTTCATATTTTAGAAACAGCTAGAAAGGAATACACAACATGCTAG